The Acidimicrobiales bacterium genome window below encodes:
- a CDS encoding NAD(P)/FAD-dependent oxidoreductase has translation MPVRPRVVIVGSGFGGLNAARRLAGKPVDVTVVDRDNYHGFWPLLYQVATAGLGPDDIARPIRAIYSGFPNIDVRLGTVTNVDLDSRTVEVDGEPELEYDYLILAAGSSSADFGIPGVAENTFPLKTLPDAVRLRNHVLCAFERADAQESPEAQSGELTIVLVGGGPTGVELAGALSELIAHNLASDFKHLDLSRARIVLVEMTDHLLPGFSKVSQKRAYETLLAKGVDIRLNTKLAKVTQDSVAFEDGTEIATRTVIWTAGVKANPLGAVLPGEKAKAGTIPVEPDLSLVGHPEVFVIGDLAAARGPDGVQWPQLAQVAIQAGKRAAGNVLRRIQRRPTRHFRYHNHGIMATIGRRSAVAELPGGLRFRGTLGWFAWLGVHLVFLIGFRNRAVVMVNWAWNYLTWDRASRVILDDGSHTPTGQPRA, from the coding sequence ATGCCTGTCCGGCCACGGGTTGTCATCGTGGGCAGCGGATTCGGGGGGCTGAACGCGGCCCGTCGCCTGGCCGGGAAGCCGGTTGACGTCACGGTTGTCGACCGGGACAACTATCACGGGTTCTGGCCGTTGTTGTATCAAGTCGCGACCGCGGGGCTCGGGCCTGACGACATCGCCCGACCGATCCGGGCCATCTACTCGGGCTTCCCGAACATCGACGTCCGGCTCGGAACGGTGACGAACGTGGACCTCGATAGCCGGACCGTAGAGGTCGATGGGGAGCCGGAACTCGAATACGACTACCTGATCCTCGCGGCCGGAAGTTCCAGTGCGGACTTCGGCATACCGGGAGTAGCGGAGAACACCTTTCCTTTGAAGACGCTCCCGGACGCGGTGCGACTCCGCAATCACGTGCTGTGCGCGTTCGAGAGGGCCGATGCACAAGAGTCCCCCGAGGCGCAGTCGGGTGAGTTGACGATCGTTCTCGTCGGCGGAGGACCCACCGGGGTGGAGCTGGCGGGAGCGTTGTCCGAGTTGATCGCGCACAACTTGGCGTCGGACTTCAAGCACCTGGACCTGAGCCGGGCGCGCATCGTCCTGGTCGAGATGACCGACCACCTCTTGCCTGGTTTCTCCAAGGTGTCCCAGAAGCGCGCCTACGAGACTCTGTTGGCCAAGGGGGTCGACATCAGGCTCAACACGAAACTCGCCAAGGTGACGCAGGACTCTGTCGCCTTCGAGGATGGAACCGAGATCGCCACCCGTACGGTGATCTGGACCGCGGGCGTCAAGGCCAACCCGCTCGGAGCGGTGTTGCCGGGAGAGAAGGCGAAAGCCGGCACGATCCCTGTCGAGCCGGACCTTTCCCTAGTCGGTCATCCAGAAGTGTTCGTCATCGGGGACCTTGCCGCTGCTCGCGGTCCCGACGGCGTGCAGTGGCCGCAGCTGGCGCAGGTCGCGATCCAGGCCGGCAAGCGGGCCGCCGGCAACGTTCTACGCCGGATCCAGCGCAGACCCACCCGTCACTTCCGCTACCACAATCACGGGATCATGGCGACGATCGGGCGCCGGTCGGCGGTGGCGGAACTGCCCGGCGGTCTACGTTTCAGAGGCACCCTCGGCTGGTTTGCATGGTTGGGGGTGCACTTGGTGTTCCTCATCGGTTTTCGGAACCGTGCGGTCGTGATGGTGAACTGGGCGTGGAACTACCTGACGTGGGACCGGGCGTCGAGGGTGATCCTCGACGACGGTTCGCACACACCAACCGGGCAGCCCCGGGCCTGA
- the uvrA gene encoding excinuclease ABC subunit UvrA, whose protein sequence is MAGSEDSGRLIVRGAREHNLRNISLDLPRDKIIVFTGLSGSGKSSLAFDTIYAEGQRRYVESLSSYARQFLGQMDKPDVDFIEGLSPAISIDQKSASRNPRSTVGTITEIYDYLRLLYARVGVPHCPEHGVVVSRQTPQQIVDRVLELPEGTRFQVLAPVVRGRKGEYQSLLEELAGQGYARARIDGEVYELSDPPKLARYEIHTIEVIVDRLVKREGIERRLTDSLETALKLADGVAEVQIVPREGEGEQEVLTFSQHLACPIDGRSFDEPAPRNFSFNSPYGACPRCDGLGTRFEVDPELVVRDPDLSIDEGAIAPWAGARGEYFGRVLEAVADTWGFSTKTPWKKLKKSEQKVVLFGSGSRKVHVQYRNRYGRVRSYETHYEGVVPWLSRRHSEADSDYARETIEGYMREVPCPECGGARLKPESLAVTVAGRNIFELCDLPLGESTALMSSLELSERDHLIADRVLKEIQARMKFLLDVGLDYLSLNRSAATLAGGEAQRIRLASQIGSGLVGVLYVLDEPSIGLHQRDNHKLIETLIRLRDLGNTVIVVEHDEDTIRVADHVVDIGPGAGEHGGNIVVSGPVSDLLKSKDSITGQYLTRKRTIPVPAMRREPKGILTVKGAREHNLKGIDVDFPLGCMIAVTGVSGSGKSTLVNDILLRALMQKIYRSKEVPGRHTRVEGIDQLDKVISIDQSPIGRTPRSNPATYTGVFDHIRRLFATATEAKVRGYQPGRFSFNVKGGRCEACAGDGTIKIEMHFLPDVYVPCEVCKGARYNRDTLDITFKGKNIAEVLDMPCEEALVFFANQPSIARHMQTLVDVGLGYVRLGQPAPTLSGGEAQRIKLSSELAKRSTGHTIYVLDEPTTGLHFEDIRKLLAVLSRLVDQGNTVIVIEHNLDVIKTADWIIDLGPEGGNRGGTVVVEGTPETVAKTPESYTGRFLEPLLEKPAPAASSSARRKS, encoded by the coding sequence GTGGCCGGATCAGAGGACAGCGGGCGGCTCATCGTCCGCGGTGCTCGAGAACACAATCTTCGGAATATCTCGCTGGATCTCCCGCGGGACAAGATCATCGTTTTCACCGGGCTTTCTGGCTCCGGGAAGAGCTCGCTCGCCTTCGACACCATTTATGCCGAAGGGCAGCGCCGTTACGTCGAATCGCTGTCTTCGTACGCGCGCCAGTTCCTCGGCCAGATGGACAAGCCGGACGTCGATTTCATCGAGGGCCTGTCCCCGGCTATCTCGATCGACCAGAAGTCGGCGAGCCGGAACCCCCGGTCGACGGTCGGGACGATCACCGAGATCTACGACTACCTCCGGCTTCTGTACGCCCGTGTCGGGGTGCCGCACTGTCCCGAGCACGGCGTGGTGGTCTCCAGGCAGACACCTCAGCAGATCGTGGACAGGGTGCTCGAGCTTCCCGAAGGGACGCGGTTTCAAGTTCTGGCGCCGGTGGTGCGTGGCCGGAAAGGCGAGTACCAAAGCCTCCTCGAGGAGCTCGCCGGCCAGGGGTATGCGCGAGCCCGTATCGACGGAGAGGTGTACGAGCTCTCCGATCCGCCCAAGCTCGCCCGCTACGAGATTCACACCATCGAGGTGATCGTCGACAGGCTCGTGAAACGGGAGGGGATCGAGCGCCGGCTGACCGACTCCCTCGAGACGGCACTGAAGCTCGCCGACGGCGTGGCTGAGGTTCAGATCGTCCCCCGCGAGGGCGAAGGCGAGCAGGAAGTCCTGACGTTCAGCCAGCACCTCGCTTGCCCGATCGACGGCCGCTCGTTCGACGAGCCGGCGCCCAGGAACTTCAGCTTCAACTCGCCCTACGGAGCATGCCCCCGATGCGATGGTCTCGGGACTCGGTTCGAGGTGGATCCGGAGCTGGTCGTGCGTGACCCTGATTTGTCGATCGACGAAGGCGCGATCGCTCCGTGGGCGGGCGCACGCGGCGAGTACTTCGGCCGCGTGCTCGAGGCGGTCGCGGACACTTGGGGTTTTTCAACCAAGACGCCTTGGAAGAAGCTCAAGAAGTCGGAACAGAAGGTCGTGCTGTTCGGCTCGGGCAGTCGCAAGGTGCACGTCCAGTACCGAAATCGTTATGGCAGGGTCCGCTCGTACGAGACGCATTACGAGGGCGTGGTCCCGTGGCTGAGCCGGCGGCATTCAGAGGCGGATTCCGACTATGCGCGGGAGACGATCGAGGGTTATATGCGGGAGGTCCCGTGCCCCGAGTGCGGCGGAGCGCGTCTCAAGCCGGAAAGCCTCGCGGTCACGGTCGCCGGCCGGAACATCTTCGAGCTGTGTGATCTTCCGCTCGGCGAGTCGACCGCTCTGATGTCGAGCCTGGAGCTTTCGGAGCGCGACCACCTGATCGCAGACCGGGTGCTGAAGGAGATCCAGGCCCGGATGAAGTTCTTGCTCGACGTTGGGCTCGACTATCTGAGCCTGAACCGTTCCGCGGCGACGCTCGCCGGCGGTGAGGCGCAGCGGATCCGTTTGGCGTCGCAGATCGGCAGCGGTTTGGTCGGCGTGCTCTACGTCCTCGACGAACCGTCCATCGGGTTGCACCAGCGCGACAACCACAAGCTCATCGAAACGCTGATCCGCCTCCGCGATCTCGGCAACACCGTGATCGTCGTGGAGCATGACGAGGACACCATCAGAGTTGCGGACCATGTTGTCGACATCGGTCCCGGCGCCGGCGAGCACGGCGGCAACATCGTGGTGTCGGGGCCGGTCTCGGACCTGCTCAAGTCGAAGGACTCGATCACCGGTCAGTATTTGACCCGCAAGCGCACCATTCCGGTTCCGGCGATGCGACGCGAACCGAAAGGCATCCTCACCGTCAAGGGCGCGAGGGAGCACAACCTCAAGGGCATCGACGTCGACTTCCCGCTCGGGTGCATGATCGCGGTCACCGGCGTGTCAGGGTCGGGCAAGTCGACCCTCGTCAACGACATCCTGCTTCGTGCGCTGATGCAGAAGATCTACCGGTCGAAAGAGGTCCCCGGCCGTCACACCCGCGTTGAGGGAATCGATCAGCTGGACAAGGTGATCAGCATCGACCAGTCGCCGATCGGCCGGACACCGCGGTCCAATCCCGCGACCTACACCGGTGTCTTCGACCACATCCGCCGGCTGTTCGCGACTGCAACCGAAGCGAAGGTACGCGGGTACCAACCGGGTCGATTCTCCTTCAACGTCAAGGGCGGACGCTGCGAGGCGTGCGCCGGTGACGGAACCATCAAGATCGAGATGCACTTCTTGCCGGACGTCTACGTTCCTTGCGAGGTGTGTAAGGGAGCTCGCTACAACCGCGACACACTTGACATCACATTCAAGGGAAAAAATATTGCCGAGGTGCTCGACATGCCTTGCGAGGAGGCTCTCGTGTTCTTCGCCAACCAGCCGTCGATCGCCCGTCACATGCAAACCCTTGTAGATGTCGGCTTGGGTTATGTGCGTTTGGGCCAACCGGCCCCGACGTTGTCGGGTGGTGAGGCTCAGCGGATCAAGCTGTCCAGCGAGCTTGCCAAGCGTTCGACGGGTCATACGATCTACGTTTTGGACGAGCCGACCACGGGCCTGCACTTCGAGGACATCCGCAAGTTGTTGGCGGTCTTGTCCCGGCTCGTGGATCAGGGGAACACAGTCATCGTTATTGAGCACAACCTTGACGTGATCAAGACGGCTGACTGGATCATCGATCTCGGCCCTGAAGGCGGGAACCGGGGTGGAACGGTTGTAGTCGAGGGGACGCCCGAAACCGTGGCGAAAACCCCTGAGAGCTATACGGGACGATTTCTGGAACCGCTCCTGGAAAAGCCGGCGCCAGCAGCCAGTTCTTCCGCCCGCCGAAAGAGCTAG
- the nadA gene encoding quinolinate synthase NadA produces MFRLQTPLPEGYVTATSDDLARRIAAAKEALGPRLIILGHHYQRDEVMRWADARGDSFGLSRTAAATTEAEFVVFCGVHFMAESADVLTSPAQQVILPDLNAGCSMADMADLESVEEAWDSIAAVTDVDAVVPITYMNSSAALKAFVGQHGGAVCTSSNARKVITWALDQHGPHTKLLFFPDQHLGRNTAYQLGFDASDMRVWDPRKELGGLEESELKEATFLLWKGHCSVHQRFRPEQIEAFRAEHPEGRVIVHPECAHEVVQLADEVGSTDYIIGAVGRAPAGSVLAIGTEIHLVQRLAAENPHLTVKSLDPLVCPCSTMFRIDAAHLCWVLEELAAGRIVNRITVDDDVAGWARVALQRMLDIS; encoded by the coding sequence ATGTTTCGGCTCCAAACTCCCCTCCCTGAGGGCTACGTAACTGCAACGAGCGATGATCTTGCGCGCCGAATCGCCGCCGCCAAGGAGGCCCTTGGTCCGCGCCTGATCATCCTGGGCCACCACTACCAACGTGACGAGGTGATGCGGTGGGCCGACGCGAGGGGCGACTCATTCGGCCTTTCGAGGACTGCGGCGGCCACCACGGAAGCCGAGTTCGTAGTGTTCTGCGGCGTCCATTTCATGGCCGAGTCGGCTGACGTGCTCACGTCGCCCGCCCAACAGGTGATCCTGCCCGACCTGAACGCCGGCTGCTCAATGGCGGACATGGCCGATCTCGAGTCGGTCGAGGAGGCGTGGGATTCGATCGCCGCCGTGACCGACGTCGACGCGGTAGTGCCGATCACGTACATGAACTCGTCCGCCGCACTCAAGGCTTTCGTCGGACAGCACGGCGGAGCGGTGTGCACATCGTCAAACGCCCGAAAGGTGATCACCTGGGCGCTCGACCAGCACGGGCCTCACACCAAGCTGCTGTTCTTCCCGGACCAGCACCTGGGCCGGAACACTGCCTACCAGTTGGGGTTCGATGCCTCCGACATGAGGGTGTGGGACCCCCGCAAGGAGCTCGGCGGATTGGAAGAGTCCGAGCTGAAGGAGGCCACGTTCCTGCTCTGGAAGGGTCATTGCTCGGTTCACCAGCGGTTCCGGCCTGAGCAGATTGAGGCTTTTCGGGCCGAGCATCCCGAAGGCCGGGTGATTGTTCACCCCGAGTGCGCACACGAGGTCGTCCAACTGGCCGACGAGGTCGGCAGCACCGATTACATAATCGGCGCGGTCGGGAGGGCACCGGCGGGGTCGGTTCTCGCGATCGGGACCGAGATCCACCTGGTGCAGCGTCTGGCGGCCGAGAACCCGCACCTGACCGTGAAGTCCCTCGACCCACTGGTCTGTCCGTGCTCGACGATGTTCCGAATCGACGCCGCCCACCTGTGCTGGGTGCTGGAGGAGCTGGCGGCCGGCCGGATTGTGAACCGAATCACTGTGGATGACGACGTCGCCGGCTGGGCGAGGGTCGCCCTGCAGCGCATGCTCGACATCAGCTAG
- the uvrC gene encoding excinuclease ABC subunit UvrC: MLHRPPTSSIPDAPGSYQFRDRDGRVIYVGKAKSLRSRLSNYFQNPANLPVRTAQMVNQAETVEWIQVRNDVEALMLEYSLIKQHKPRFNVRLRDDKSYPFLAVTVSDEWPRAMVRRGAKDKGSLYFGPYAHAYAIRETLDSLLRTFPIRTCSDNKFERHKKLGRPCLLFHIEKCSGPCVAAIDAEPYKGLVHELVNFLDGDTQPVMKRLETEMSDAAERLEFERAARLRDRLTAVRKAVEKQQMVTERAEDLDCFGMVEDELEAAIQVFYVRRGRVVGRKGFIVDKVEDLTPAQLVAQIVEQHYDDPPLGVPPLVLVPSEPDNTDTLESWLAAARSAVDTESPNGAVGAGEWWAANQRYRVERSVNPEARAGAHVEIRVPQRGDKKALLETVTRNAGEQFTQHRLRRASDHNARAKALNALQDALGLPEAPLRIECYDMSHLQGTDYVGSMVVMEDGLPRPQEYRRFKIRTVAQNDDYAAMEEVLTRRLQAYLAERDRPIEERRRRFAYPPQLLLVDGGKGQLSVAERVVEELGLEDEIPVAALAKQFEEVYVPGQADPIRIPRTSEALYLLQQVRDEAHRFAITYHRTLRGKRMTSSVLDDIPGLGPARKKRLVKELGGIKAIKAASRESLAELSWLPESVADAVFEKLHG; encoded by the coding sequence ATGCTTCACCGGCCTCCCACCTCCTCCATCCCCGACGCTCCCGGCTCGTACCAGTTCCGGGACCGGGACGGCCGGGTCATCTACGTGGGCAAGGCCAAGTCGCTTCGGAGCCGGCTGTCGAACTACTTCCAGAACCCGGCCAACCTGCCGGTCCGCACCGCCCAGATGGTCAACCAGGCGGAGACCGTCGAGTGGATCCAGGTCCGCAACGACGTCGAGGCGCTCATGCTCGAGTACTCCCTCATCAAGCAGCACAAGCCCCGCTTCAACGTCCGGCTGCGGGACGACAAGAGCTACCCGTTCCTGGCCGTCACCGTCTCCGACGAGTGGCCACGCGCGATGGTCCGCAGGGGCGCGAAGGACAAGGGTTCGCTCTACTTCGGTCCCTACGCCCACGCTTACGCGATCCGAGAGACGCTGGATTCCCTCCTGCGTACCTTTCCGATTCGAACTTGCAGCGACAACAAGTTCGAACGGCACAAGAAGCTGGGCCGACCGTGCCTCCTCTTCCACATCGAGAAGTGCTCAGGACCGTGCGTTGCGGCGATCGACGCGGAGCCCTATAAGGGGCTTGTCCACGAGTTGGTCAACTTCCTCGACGGCGACACGCAGCCGGTGATGAAGCGACTCGAGACTGAGATGAGTGACGCAGCCGAGAGGCTCGAGTTCGAACGAGCTGCTCGATTGCGCGACCGGCTCACCGCGGTCCGCAAGGCGGTGGAGAAGCAGCAGATGGTCACCGAACGGGCAGAGGACCTTGACTGCTTCGGGATGGTCGAGGACGAGCTCGAAGCCGCGATCCAGGTCTTCTATGTGCGCAGGGGACGGGTCGTAGGCCGCAAGGGGTTCATTGTCGACAAGGTCGAGGACCTCACGCCGGCACAGCTTGTCGCTCAAATCGTCGAGCAGCACTACGACGACCCGCCGCTCGGCGTGCCACCGTTAGTCCTTGTACCAAGCGAGCCCGACAACACCGACACCCTCGAGTCCTGGCTCGCAGCCGCCCGCTCGGCCGTGGACACGGAATCACCCAACGGAGCAGTGGGCGCCGGCGAGTGGTGGGCCGCCAACCAGCGATACCGGGTCGAACGAAGCGTCAACCCCGAAGCCCGCGCGGGCGCGCACGTAGAAATCCGGGTCCCCCAGCGCGGCGACAAGAAGGCACTGCTCGAGACGGTCACGCGCAACGCGGGGGAGCAGTTCACGCAGCACCGCCTCAGGCGAGCCTCCGATCACAACGCGCGAGCCAAGGCATTGAACGCGCTCCAGGACGCGTTGGGCCTGCCCGAAGCACCGCTCCGCATCGAGTGCTACGACATGAGCCACCTGCAGGGGACCGACTACGTCGGAAGCATGGTGGTGATGGAGGACGGTCTTCCCCGACCGCAGGAGTACCGACGCTTCAAGATTCGCACCGTCGCGCAGAACGACGACTACGCCGCGATGGAGGAGGTCCTCACCAGGCGGTTGCAGGCCTACCTCGCCGAGCGCGACCGGCCGATCGAGGAGCGCCGCCGGCGGTTCGCCTACCCGCCCCAGCTGCTGCTCGTCGATGGCGGGAAGGGACAGCTCTCGGTCGCTGAGCGGGTGGTCGAGGAGCTCGGCCTCGAGGACGAGATTCCGGTCGCGGCCCTCGCCAAGCAGTTCGAGGAGGTCTACGTGCCCGGCCAGGCGGACCCGATTCGCATCCCGCGCACCTCGGAGGCGCTTTACCTCCTTCAGCAGGTCAGGGACGAGGCGCACCGGTTCGCCATCACCTATCACCGCACTCTCCGAGGAAAAAGGATGACTTCGTCGGTTCTCGACGACATCCCCGGACTCGGCCCGGCGCGCAAGAAGCGGTTGGTCAAGGAGTTGGGTGGCATCAAGGCCATCAAGGCCGCTTCACGCGAGTCGCTGGCGGAGCTGTCCTGGCTGCCCGAGTCTGTGGCGGACGCGGTGTTCGAGAAATTGCACGGCTAG
- a CDS encoding alpha/beta fold hydrolase, which yields MPSVIANGITLEYETAGELSDPPLLLIMGLGGQLITWDDAFVAELAQRGFFVIRFDNRDVGLSTWFDDAGVPDVGEVMVARQSGGSPKAPYLLADMAADASGLLDALGIASAHVLGVSMGGMIAQSLAIAHPAKLRSLISIMSTTGDSSVGNPHPDAMAALMASPPGNRDEAIEAAVKAWSVFGSPGYEFDEKRIRDNAARAYDRAFHPEGIARQLAAVIASPDRTPALHSVKAPTLVIHGEADPLVDPSGGKATAAAVPGASLWLVPGMGHDLPPALFSEIADRVAAHSLGA from the coding sequence ATGCCTTCCGTCATCGCCAACGGGATAACCCTCGAATACGAGACCGCCGGCGAGCTCTCCGACCCGCCGCTCCTGCTGATCATGGGGTTGGGGGGTCAGCTCATTACTTGGGACGACGCGTTCGTCGCCGAGCTCGCCCAACGAGGGTTCTTCGTCATTCGCTTCGACAACCGCGACGTCGGCCTTTCAACCTGGTTCGACGATGCGGGAGTCCCGGACGTCGGCGAGGTGATGGTGGCTCGGCAGTCGGGCGGCTCGCCCAAGGCGCCGTACCTCCTTGCCGACATGGCTGCCGACGCTTCCGGACTGCTCGACGCCCTCGGGATCGCCTCCGCTCACGTCCTCGGGGTGTCGATGGGAGGGATGATCGCCCAGTCGCTCGCGATAGCCCATCCCGCCAAGCTGCGTTCTCTGATCTCGATCATGTCGACCACCGGCGACTCGTCCGTTGGGAATCCCCACCCCGATGCGATGGCCGCGTTAATGGCATCTCCCCCCGGAAACCGCGACGAAGCCATCGAAGCTGCGGTCAAGGCGTGGAGCGTCTTCGGGTCACCTGGATACGAGTTCGACGAAAAGCGCATCCGTGACAACGCCGCCCGGGCCTACGACCGCGCCTTCCACCCGGAAGGCATCGCGCGCCAGCTCGCCGCCGTCATCGCATCGCCCGATCGCACGCCGGCACTGCATTCTGTGAAGGCCCCGACTCTTGTGATACACGGTGAGGCGGATCCGCTGGTCGACCCTTCCGGCGGCAAGGCGACCGCAGCCGCAGTGCCCGGCGCATCTCTGTGGCTGGTGCCAGGGATGGGGCACGATCTCCCGCCGGCGCTGTTTTCCGAGATCGCCGACCGGGTTGCGGCTCACTCTCTGGGGGCTTGA
- a CDS encoding class I SAM-dependent methyltransferase: MANKADNGIWEAAAPWWQEGFTEGADVEYVEQILPWIRSQLKGSERVLDVGCGDGQVGRMAKRLRSVRFVAGIDPTWAQIAVARKRGGGVRFGRAEAAALPFRSGSFDTVIACLVFEHVEDMDTAIEEVARLLVPGGRFLFLLNHPLLQTPGSGWIDDTILEEQYWRIGPYLTEDNTLEEVEKGVLIPFIHRPLSRYVNAMAANGLFLTLMDEPAPPPGFLAKAIEYTEAASIPRLLALRAEKLER, encoded by the coding sequence GTGGCTAACAAGGCCGACAACGGCATCTGGGAAGCAGCGGCGCCCTGGTGGCAGGAAGGATTCACCGAGGGAGCCGACGTCGAATACGTCGAGCAGATCCTCCCGTGGATCAGGTCGCAGCTGAAAGGATCAGAGCGGGTGCTCGACGTCGGCTGCGGAGACGGCCAGGTCGGGCGCATGGCCAAGCGGCTGCGGAGCGTTCGCTTCGTGGCTGGCATCGACCCGACCTGGGCCCAGATAGCCGTCGCCCGCAAACGCGGCGGGGGAGTGCGATTCGGACGAGCGGAGGCCGCAGCGCTTCCGTTTCGAAGCGGCAGCTTTGACACGGTGATCGCGTGTCTCGTCTTCGAGCACGTCGAGGACATGGACACCGCTATCGAAGAGGTTGCCCGTCTTCTTGTCCCAGGCGGACGCTTCCTCTTCCTCCTGAACCATCCGCTTCTCCAGACTCCGGGCTCGGGGTGGATCGACGACACAATTCTCGAGGAGCAGTACTGGCGGATCGGGCCCTATCTGACCGAAGACAACACCCTCGAGGAAGTCGAGAAGGGAGTACTCATTCCCTTCATCCATCGCCCGCTGTCCCGCTACGTGAACGCGATGGCGGCAAACGGTCTGTTCCTGACCCTGATGGACGAGCCGGCGCCTCCACCCGGGTTCCTTGCCAAGGCGATCGAGTACACCGAGGCTGCTTCCATTCCCCGCCTGCTTGCCCTCCGTGCCGAGAAGCTCGAGCGATAG